A DNA window from Variovorax sp. J2L1-78 contains the following coding sequences:
- the glgB gene encoding 1,4-alpha-glucan branching protein GlgB: MHIEHPRLSEHDVWLFREGTHAKLHDTMGCHLQPGGGASFAVWAPNAQAVSVIADWNGWDDSAMRLEPRPDGSGVWEGFDPDAVRGAVYKYRIFSAANGNVLEKADPFAFYAEPPPATGSRVWSLEHTWNDDAWMAARGPKNALDAPMSTYELHAGSWQRQDGQMLGWRELGERLAGYLVDMGFTHVELMPVTEHPFYGSWGYQTTGYFAPTSRYGTPQDFMAFVDHMHQRGIGVLLDWVPSHFPTDAHGLAFFDGTHLYEHADPRQGFHPEWNSSIFNYGRNEVRSFLISSALFWLEHYHLDGLRVDAVASMLYLDYARQPGEWIPNVHGGRENLEAIGFLRDLNRAVYREHPDTVSVAEESTAWPMVSRPTDMGGLGFGMKWNMGWMHDTLSYFAKDPVHRRHHHHQLTFSLVYAFNENFVLPLSHDEVVHGKGSLINKMPGDAWQQFANLRALFGLMWTHPGKKLLFMGGEFGQRREWTHDGELEWWVTGQEGHGGLQHFVRELNRVYKAEPALYEVDFSPDGFEWVEADDAQNSVFAFLRKARNGDPVLVVCNLTPLPRTNYRLGVPLPGLWRELLNSDARDYGGAGWGNMGTVESAPLPAQGRPHSLTLTLPPLSTLILKLETHA; this comes from the coding sequence GTGCATATCGAACACCCTCGCCTCAGCGAGCATGACGTCTGGCTTTTCCGCGAAGGCACGCACGCGAAACTGCACGACACGATGGGCTGCCACCTCCAGCCCGGCGGCGGCGCCAGCTTCGCGGTGTGGGCGCCCAATGCCCAGGCGGTCTCGGTGATCGCCGACTGGAACGGCTGGGACGACAGCGCGATGCGGCTCGAGCCGCGCCCGGACGGCAGCGGCGTGTGGGAAGGCTTCGACCCGGACGCCGTGCGCGGCGCCGTCTACAAGTACCGCATCTTCTCCGCCGCGAACGGCAACGTGCTGGAAAAGGCTGACCCCTTCGCCTTCTACGCCGAACCGCCGCCGGCCACCGGCTCGCGCGTCTGGTCGCTCGAGCACACCTGGAACGACGACGCCTGGATGGCCGCGCGCGGCCCGAAGAACGCCCTCGACGCGCCGATGTCGACCTACGAACTGCACGCCGGCTCCTGGCAACGGCAGGACGGCCAGATGCTGGGCTGGCGCGAGCTGGGCGAACGGCTGGCCGGCTACCTGGTCGACATGGGCTTCACCCACGTCGAGCTGATGCCGGTGACCGAGCACCCGTTCTACGGCTCCTGGGGCTACCAGACCACCGGCTACTTCGCGCCGACCTCGCGCTACGGCACGCCGCAGGACTTCATGGCCTTCGTCGACCACATGCACCAGCGCGGCATCGGCGTGCTGCTCGACTGGGTGCCTTCGCACTTCCCGACCGATGCCCACGGCCTGGCCTTCTTCGACGGTACGCATCTCTACGAGCACGCTGACCCGCGCCAGGGCTTTCATCCGGAGTGGAACTCGAGCATCTTCAACTACGGCCGCAACGAGGTCCGCAGCTTCTTGATCTCCTCGGCGCTGTTCTGGCTGGAGCACTACCACCTCGACGGCCTGCGCGTGGACGCCGTGGCGTCGATGCTCTACCTCGACTACGCGCGCCAACCCGGCGAATGGATCCCCAACGTGCACGGCGGCCGCGAGAACCTCGAGGCGATCGGCTTCCTGCGCGACCTCAACCGTGCGGTCTACCGCGAGCACCCGGACACCGTGTCGGTCGCCGAGGAATCGACCGCCTGGCCGATGGTCTCGCGGCCCACCGACATGGGTGGGCTGGGCTTCGGCATGAAGTGGAACATGGGGTGGATGCACGACACGCTGTCGTACTTCGCGAAGGACCCGGTGCACCGCCGGCACCACCACCACCAGCTGACCTTTTCGCTGGTCTACGCTTTCAACGAGAACTTCGTGCTGCCGCTCTCGCATGACGAGGTGGTGCACGGCAAGGGCTCGCTCATCAACAAGATGCCCGGCGACGCCTGGCAGCAGTTCGCCAACCTGCGCGCGCTGTTCGGCCTGATGTGGACGCACCCGGGTAAGAAGCTGCTCTTCATGGGCGGCGAGTTCGGCCAGCGCCGGGAATGGACGCACGACGGCGAACTGGAATGGTGGGTCACCGGCCAGGAAGGCCACGGCGGGCTGCAGCACTTCGTGCGCGAACTCAACCGCGTCTACAAGGCCGAGCCGGCGTTGTACGAAGTGGACTTCTCGCCCGACGGCTTCGAGTGGGTCGAGGCCGACGACGCGCAGAACAGCGTTTTCGCCTTCCTGCGCAAGGCGCGCAACGGCGACCCGGTGCTGGTGGTGTGCAACCTCACACCGCTGCCCCGCACGAACTACCGCCTCGGCGTGCCGCTGCCCGGCCTGTGGCGCGAACTGCTCAACAGCGACGCGCGCGACTACGGCGGCGCCGGCTGGGGCAACATGGGCACGGTCGAGTCCGCGCCGCTGCCCGCCCAGGGACGGCCGCATTCGCTGACGCTGACGCTGCCCCCTCTTTCCACCCTGATCCTGAAGCTTGAGACCCATGCCTAA
- the treS gene encoding maltose alpha-D-glucosyltransferase — protein sequence MNAPLQAQHVQPAAAGNVPALTLETPEIDTSDDPQWYRDAVIYQLNVKAFFDSNNDGMGDFKGVTAKLDYVKELGVNTIWLMPFYPSPLRDDGYDISEYENVHPQYGTIEDFREMLDAAHARGLRVITELVINHTSSEHPWFKAARAAPPGSPERNFYVWSDTDQIYQGTRIIFTDTETSNWTWDPVAKQYFWHRFFSHQPDLNFDNPAVLEAIMKTMRFWLDMGVDGFRLDAIPYLVERDGTSNENLPETHDVIKKLRATIDAEYKNRFLLAEANMWPEDVREYFGNGDECHMAYHFPLMPRMYMAIAQEDRDPIIEIMQQTPDIPDGCQWAIFLRNHDELTLEMVTSRERDYMYRMYAADPRARINLGIRRRLAPLMENDTDRIKLMNSMLLSMPGSPIIYYGDEIGMGDNVFVGDRNGVRTPMQWSPDRNAGFSRADPQSLYLQPIMDPMYGYEALNVETQSREASSLLNWTKRMLAVRKTSRAFGRGKRRFLKPGNRKILAYLSEHNDDAILTVFNLSRTAQPVELDLSAFKGRVPVEMLGKTAFPPVGDLPYLLTLPSHGFYWFRLSAEVQMPAWHQEGTPLQDRAVLVLFDGWTSFFRDRVMPWRIGMAERMRLQLETETLPHHVETQRWYASKGTPITRARLRDHAVWDAGQRSWMLPLLDLDGPAEASTYFMPLAIAWEDHDEDRLKALMACPVAKVRQQANVGVMADAFFDEGFCRALIEAMGSGLTLPTAGGKLLFTHTDAFAKLAGKDIATLPVTAPTAQSSNTVVTLGERLFLKGYRRLRPGINPELEMGRFLTEVAKYPNCVPVAGALEYVAADGSTMTLAMVQSYVPNQGDGWDYTLSYLERHLEAMRTVDAPQPADVHGGFLSLMHTLGERTAELHLALSQRTGNAAFDPEPLTAQDVIAWRERAANEAGRTLDRLAERLADLPHELQDEAKRLLVRAAEVRARVADFPLDGQSGVKTRFHGDYHLGQVLVSRNDFLIIDFEGEPARSFEERRQRSSALRDVAGMVRSFNYARWSALRRVAQSADEIVKLEPAAREWEAETRDAFLGAYMARMSHGGAAQSAESATRLLALFEFEKAMYELRYELDNRLDWVQVPLQGILALIDRHGH from the coding sequence ATGAACGCACCCCTTCAAGCCCAGCACGTGCAGCCGGCCGCGGCCGGCAACGTGCCCGCCCTCACGCTCGAAACGCCGGAGATCGACACCAGCGACGATCCGCAGTGGTACCGCGACGCGGTGATCTACCAGCTCAACGTCAAGGCCTTCTTCGACTCGAACAACGACGGCATGGGCGACTTCAAGGGCGTGACCGCGAAGCTCGACTACGTCAAGGAACTGGGCGTCAACACGATCTGGCTGATGCCCTTCTACCCGTCGCCGCTGCGCGACGACGGCTACGACATCTCCGAGTACGAGAACGTGCACCCGCAGTACGGCACCATCGAGGACTTCCGCGAGATGCTCGACGCCGCGCACGCCCGCGGCCTGCGCGTGATCACCGAGCTGGTCATCAACCACACCTCGAGCGAGCACCCGTGGTTCAAGGCGGCCCGTGCAGCGCCGCCCGGTTCGCCGGAGCGCAACTTCTACGTGTGGAGCGACACCGACCAGATCTACCAGGGCACGCGGATCATCTTCACGGATACTGAGACCTCGAACTGGACCTGGGACCCGGTCGCCAAGCAGTACTTCTGGCACCGCTTCTTCAGCCACCAGCCCGACCTCAACTTCGACAACCCGGCGGTGCTCGAAGCGATCATGAAGACGATGCGCTTCTGGCTGGACATGGGTGTCGACGGCTTCCGGCTGGATGCGATTCCCTACCTGGTCGAGCGCGACGGCACCAGCAACGAGAACCTGCCCGAGACGCACGACGTCATCAAGAAGCTGCGCGCCACCATCGACGCCGAGTACAAGAACCGCTTCCTGCTGGCCGAGGCCAACATGTGGCCCGAGGACGTGCGCGAGTATTTCGGCAATGGCGACGAGTGCCACATGGCGTACCACTTCCCGCTGATGCCGCGCATGTACATGGCCATCGCGCAGGAAGACCGTGACCCGATCATCGAGATCATGCAGCAGACGCCCGACATCCCGGACGGCTGCCAGTGGGCCATCTTCCTGCGCAACCACGACGAGCTGACGCTCGAGATGGTGACCAGCCGCGAGCGCGACTACATGTACCGCATGTACGCCGCCGACCCGCGCGCCCGCATCAACCTGGGCATCCGCCGCCGCCTGGCGCCGCTGATGGAAAACGACACCGACCGCATCAAGCTGATGAACAGCATGCTGCTGTCGATGCCGGGCTCGCCCATCATCTATTACGGCGACGAGATCGGGATGGGCGACAACGTCTTCGTGGGCGACCGCAACGGCGTGCGCACACCCATGCAATGGAGCCCCGACCGCAACGCCGGCTTCTCGCGCGCCGACCCGCAGAGCCTGTACCTGCAGCCGATCATGGACCCGATGTACGGCTACGAGGCGCTCAACGTCGAGACGCAATCGCGCGAAGCCAGCTCGCTGCTGAACTGGACCAAGCGCATGCTGGCGGTGCGCAAGACCAGCCGCGCGTTCGGACGTGGCAAGCGCCGCTTCCTCAAGCCGGGCAACCGAAAGATCCTGGCCTACCTGAGCGAGCACAACGACGACGCGATCCTCACCGTCTTCAACCTGTCGCGCACGGCGCAGCCGGTCGAGCTCGACCTGTCGGCCTTCAAGGGCCGGGTGCCGGTCGAGATGCTGGGCAAGACCGCGTTCCCGCCGGTGGGCGACCTGCCCTACCTGCTGACGCTGCCGTCGCACGGCTTCTATTGGTTCCGCCTGTCGGCCGAAGTGCAAATGCCGGCGTGGCACCAGGAGGGCACGCCGCTGCAGGACCGCGCGGTGCTCGTGCTGTTCGACGGCTGGACCAGCTTCTTCCGCGATCGCGTGATGCCCTGGCGCATCGGCATGGCCGAGCGCATGCGCCTGCAGCTGGAGACCGAGACCCTGCCGCACCATGTCGAGACGCAGCGCTGGTACGCGTCCAAGGGAACGCCCATCACCCGTGCCCGCCTGCGCGACCACGCGGTGTGGGATGCCGGACAGCGCAGCTGGATGCTGCCCCTGCTCGACCTCGACGGGCCGGCCGAAGCCTCCACCTACTTTATGCCCCTGGCCATCGCCTGGGAGGACCACGACGAAGATCGCCTGAAGGCGCTCATGGCCTGCCCGGTCGCCAAGGTGCGCCAGCAGGCCAACGTCGGCGTGATGGCCGATGCCTTCTTCGACGAGGGCTTCTGCCGTGCGCTGATCGAGGCGATGGGCAGCGGCCTCACGCTGCCGACCGCGGGCGGCAAGCTGCTCTTCACCCACACCGACGCCTTCGCCAAACTGGCAGGCAAGGACATCGCCACCCTGCCCGTGACCGCGCCGACCGCGCAGAGCAGCAACACGGTGGTCACGCTCGGCGAGCGCCTGTTCCTCAAGGGCTACCGCCGGCTGCGCCCGGGCATCAACCCCGAACTGGAGATGGGCCGCTTCCTCACCGAGGTGGCGAAGTACCCGAACTGCGTGCCGGTGGCCGGCGCGCTGGAGTACGTGGCCGCCGACGGCAGCACCATGACGCTCGCGATGGTCCAGTCCTACGTGCCCAACCAGGGCGATGGCTGGGACTACACGCTCAGCTACCTGGAACGCCATCTGGAGGCCATGCGCACCGTCGATGCGCCGCAACCGGCCGATGTGCACGGCGGCTTCCTGTCGCTCATGCACACGCTGGGCGAACGCACCGCCGAGCTGCACCTGGCGCTGTCGCAGCGCACCGGCAACGCGGCCTTCGACCCGGAGCCGCTGACGGCGCAGGACGTGATCGCCTGGCGCGAGCGCGCTGCGAACGAAGCCGGCCGCACGCTCGACCGGCTGGCCGAACGCCTGGCCGATCTGCCGCACGAGTTGCAGGACGAAGCCAAGCGGCTGCTGGTGCGCGCAGCGGAGGTGCGCGCCCGCGTCGCCGACTTCCCGCTCGACGGCCAGTCGGGCGTGAAGACGCGCTTCCACGGCGACTACCACCTGGGCCAGGTGCTGGTGTCGCGCAACGACTTCCTCATCATCGACTTCGAAGGCGAGCCCGCGCGCAGCTTCGAGGAACGACGCCAGCGCAGCTCTGCGCTGCGCGATGTGGCCGGCATGGTGCGTTCCTTCAACTACGCACGCTGGTCCGCCCTGCGCCGCGTGGCCCAGAGCGCCGACGAGATCGTCAAGCTGGAGCCTGCCGCGCGCGAATGGGAAGCCGAAACGCGCGATGCCTTCCTGGGCGCCTACATGGCACGCATGAGCCATGGCGGCGCGGCGCAGAGCGCCGAATCGGCCACGCGGCTGCTCGCCCTCTTCGAGTTCGAGAAGGCGATGTACGAGTTGCGCTACGAGCTGGACAACCGGCTCGACTGGGTGCAGGTGCCGCTGCAAGGCATCCTGGCACTGATCGACCGCCACGGCCATTGA
- a CDS encoding alpha-1,4-glucan--maltose-1-phosphate maltosyltransferase produces MPKSPSKSTAPPPSTPAAKTSKAARTPRENITPTIPAIPATPAIPETQTAALIAHPHSLPKEGRIRAVIDAVLPNVDGGRFAVKRIAGEPFEVTAHCITDGHDVLRAMIQWWREGDTTVHETPLALVNNDVWTGSFTPPVPGRYIYSVLAWVDGFASWRHELTRRVDDADIRIAAKVGATEVAAAAQRAQGNDAATLARLAAELGRAADDDTITGTALKALALDEKLEALASLYPDRRFEARYGAELSLVADRERARFSSWYELFPRSAGTVPGQHGTFKDVEARLPAIQKMGFDVLYFPPIHPIGRVDRKGKNNVLVTEPDDVGSPWAIGAEEGGHKSILPALGTPEDFRHLIAEAGKHGLEIAMDIAFQCAPDHPYVKAHPGWFRWRPDGTVQYAENPPKKYQDIYPFNFECDDWQGLWTELKSVFDHWIAEGVTIFRVDNPHTKAFPFWEWCITEIKREHPEVLFLAEAFTRPKVMHRLAKLGFSQSYTYFTWRNTKQELTEYFTELSQGPGYDYFRPNVWPNTPDILHEQLQSGEAPMFRLRLTLAATLAASYGIYGPAYELLEHKPRHAGSEEYLDSEKYQLRTWPNDMPHSLAPFIARINRIRRDNPALQSNAALRFLPVENDQLLAYVKASDDGSNVVVTVVNLDPHNAQSGWIGLTPESIGVPAGQSFQVHDLLSDQRFLWQGEWHYVMLEPQSTPAHVLRVRRRTRDENDFEYFL; encoded by the coding sequence ATGCCTAAGAGCCCATCGAAGAGCACAGCGCCCCCCCCGTCGACGCCGGCAGCGAAGACCTCCAAGGCCGCACGCACGCCCCGCGAGAACATCACGCCCACCATCCCCGCCATCCCCGCCACGCCAGCCATCCCCGAGACGCAGACCGCCGCGCTGATCGCGCATCCGCACAGCCTGCCCAAGGAAGGCCGCATCCGCGCGGTGATCGATGCCGTGCTGCCCAACGTCGACGGTGGCCGCTTCGCGGTCAAGCGCATCGCCGGGGAGCCCTTCGAGGTCACCGCGCACTGCATCACCGATGGCCACGATGTGCTGCGCGCGATGATCCAGTGGTGGCGCGAGGGTGACACCACGGTGCACGAGACGCCGCTCGCGCTGGTCAACAACGATGTATGGACCGGCAGCTTCACCCCGCCGGTGCCGGGCCGTTACATCTATTCGGTGCTGGCCTGGGTCGACGGCTTCGCGTCGTGGCGCCATGAGCTGACACGCCGCGTGGACGACGCCGACATCCGCATCGCCGCGAAGGTCGGTGCGACCGAGGTTGCCGCCGCCGCCCAGCGCGCGCAGGGCAACGACGCCGCCACGCTCGCGCGCCTGGCGGCCGAGCTCGGCCGCGCGGCCGACGACGACACCATCACCGGCACGGCCCTCAAGGCGCTGGCACTGGACGAGAAGCTGGAAGCCCTGGCCTCGCTCTACCCGGACCGCCGCTTCGAGGCCCGCTACGGCGCCGAACTGTCGCTGGTGGCCGACCGCGAACGCGCACGCTTTAGCAGCTGGTACGAACTCTTTCCGCGCTCTGCCGGCACCGTGCCCGGCCAGCACGGCACGTTCAAGGACGTGGAAGCACGCCTGCCCGCGATCCAGAAGATGGGCTTCGACGTGCTGTACTTCCCGCCGATCCATCCGATCGGACGCGTCGACCGCAAGGGCAAGAACAACGTGCTCGTCACCGAGCCGGACGACGTCGGCAGCCCGTGGGCCATCGGCGCAGAGGAAGGCGGCCACAAGTCCATCCTGCCCGCGCTGGGCACGCCCGAGGACTTCCGCCATCTGATCGCCGAAGCCGGCAAGCACGGCCTGGAGATCGCGATGGACATCGCGTTCCAGTGCGCGCCCGACCACCCTTACGTCAAGGCGCACCCGGGCTGGTTCCGCTGGCGGCCGGACGGCACGGTGCAGTACGCCGAGAACCCGCCCAAGAAGTACCAGGACATCTACCCCTTCAACTTCGAGTGCGACGACTGGCAAGGGCTGTGGACCGAACTCAAGAGCGTGTTCGATCACTGGATCGCCGAGGGCGTGACGATCTTCCGCGTCGACAACCCGCACACCAAGGCCTTCCCGTTCTGGGAGTGGTGCATCACGGAGATCAAGCGCGAGCACCCCGAGGTGCTCTTCCTGGCCGAAGCCTTCACGCGCCCGAAGGTGATGCACCGGCTGGCCAAGCTGGGCTTTTCGCAGTCGTACACCTACTTCACCTGGCGCAACACGAAGCAGGAGCTGACCGAGTACTTCACCGAGCTGTCGCAGGGCCCCGGGTACGACTACTTCCGCCCCAACGTGTGGCCCAACACGCCGGACATCCTGCACGAGCAACTGCAGAGCGGCGAGGCGCCGATGTTCCGGCTGCGGCTGACGCTGGCCGCCACGCTGGCCGCCAGCTACGGCATCTACGGCCCGGCCTACGAGTTGCTCGAGCACAAGCCGCGCCACGCGGGCAGCGAGGAGTACCTCGACTCCGAGAAGTACCAGCTGCGCACCTGGCCGAACGACATGCCGCACAGCCTGGCACCCTTCATCGCGCGCATCAACCGCATCCGTCGCGACAACCCCGCGCTGCAGAGCAACGCGGCGCTGCGCTTCCTGCCGGTCGAGAACGACCAGCTGCTCGCGTACGTGAAGGCGTCGGACGACGGCAGCAACGTGGTCGTCACGGTTGTCAACCTGGACCCGCACAACGCGCAGTCCGGCTGGATCGGCCTCACGCCCGAATCCATCGGCGTGCCTGCCGGCCAGTCCTTCCAGGTGCACGACCTGCTGAGCGATCAGCGCTTCCTGTGGCAAGGCGAGTGGCATTACGTGATGCTGGAACCACAGAGCACGCCGGCCCATGTGTTGCGGGTGCGCCGACGCACCCGCGACGAGAACGACTTCGAATACTTCCTGTGA
- a CDS encoding polyhydroxyalkanoate depolymerase — protein sequence MLYRAYQNQSDLMSPLRLAAQFMGQAMWVGAGPDSASRKMAAAFEVFSRLRLTHTRPAYGIDEVLVDGEPVAVHEEVTLVAPFGTLLHFRKDTKAVHPPVLLAAPLSGHFATLLRETVRTLLRDHDVYLTDWHNARDVPLRHGGFSLDDYTAQLIAFLEAIGPGAHLVAVCQPCVAALAATALMAEDDNPAAPKSLTLMAGPVDCRVNPSGVNTLATSKPIEWFRKNLISHVPFPHAGMMRRVYPGFLQLTAFMSMNPERHKEQFKKLYEHIVNGETDKADTIRNFYDEYLAVNDLPAEFYLETVERVFQTYDLPRGELTVHGRKVNPAAIRKTALMTVEGERDDICSVGQTVAAQDLCTSIRPYLKTHHLQAGVGHYGVFSGSKWNAQIYPRVREAIHAAAELA from the coding sequence ATGCTGTACCGGGCCTACCAAAACCAGAGCGATCTGATGTCGCCGCTGCGGCTCGCAGCGCAGTTCATGGGCCAGGCCATGTGGGTCGGCGCCGGCCCCGACAGCGCGAGCCGCAAGATGGCGGCGGCCTTCGAGGTCTTCTCGCGCCTGCGGCTCACCCACACCCGGCCGGCCTACGGCATCGACGAGGTGCTGGTCGACGGCGAACCGGTGGCGGTGCACGAGGAGGTGACGCTGGTCGCGCCCTTCGGCACCCTGCTCCATTTCCGCAAGGACACCAAGGCGGTGCATCCGCCCGTGCTCCTGGCGGCACCGTTGTCGGGCCATTTCGCCACGCTGCTGCGCGAAACGGTGCGCACGCTGCTGCGCGACCACGATGTCTACCTGACCGACTGGCACAACGCCCGCGACGTGCCGCTGCGCCATGGCGGCTTCAGCCTGGACGACTACACGGCCCAGCTGATCGCCTTCCTCGAAGCCATCGGTCCCGGCGCCCACCTGGTCGCGGTCTGCCAGCCTTGCGTGGCCGCCCTGGCCGCCACCGCGCTCATGGCGGAGGACGACAACCCCGCCGCCCCGAAGAGCCTGACGCTGATGGCCGGGCCGGTCGACTGCCGGGTCAACCCCAGCGGCGTGAACACCCTCGCCACCAGCAAGCCGATCGAGTGGTTCCGCAAGAACCTCATCAGCCATGTGCCCTTCCCGCATGCCGGGATGATGCGGCGGGTGTACCCCGGCTTCCTGCAGCTCACGGCCTTCATGAGCATGAATCCGGAGCGGCACAAGGAACAGTTCAAGAAGCTGTACGAGCACATCGTCAACGGCGAAACCGACAAGGCCGACACGATCCGGAATTTCTACGACGAGTACCTGGCCGTGAACGACCTGCCGGCCGAGTTCTACCTGGAGACCGTCGAGCGGGTCTTCCAGACCTACGACCTGCCGCGCGGCGAACTCACGGTGCACGGCCGCAAGGTGAACCCGGCCGCCATCCGCAAGACCGCGCTGATGACGGTCGAGGGCGAGCGCGACGACATCTGCTCGGTGGGCCAGACGGTCGCGGCGCAGGACCTCTGCACCAGCATCCGCCCCTACCTCAAGACCCACCACCTGCAGGCCGGCGTGGGCCACTACGGCGTGTTCAGCGGCAGCAAGTGGAACGCACAGATCTACCCGCGGGTGCGCGAGGCGATCCACGCCGCGGCCGAGTTGGCCTGA
- a CDS encoding mechanosensitive ion channel family protein, whose amino-acid sequence MDNFGIHLEPARAILFQIGAFLPRLLIAVVVVIAGWLLAKVARFAVVKAMRAINFPVLTERSGLDGFLRQGGMTGDTTTIFGVLVYWLVILAALLIAFNGLGLTYITDLLGRVVWFVPNVFVALLVLAFGAYFARFIGDTVTTYCRNVKMQDALLLGKLAQYAVMAFVVLIALDQIKVGGDIIRESFLILLGGVVFAIALAFGLGGKDWAAERIEEWWPRRGRSLKEREESDRLP is encoded by the coding sequence ATGGACAATTTCGGCATCCACCTCGAGCCCGCACGGGCCATCCTGTTCCAGATCGGCGCCTTCCTGCCACGGCTGCTGATCGCGGTCGTGGTGGTCATCGCGGGCTGGCTGCTCGCCAAGGTGGCGCGCTTCGCCGTCGTGAAGGCGATGCGCGCCATCAACTTCCCCGTGCTCACCGAGCGCTCGGGCCTGGACGGCTTCCTGCGCCAGGGGGGCATGACCGGCGACACCACCACGATCTTCGGCGTGCTGGTGTACTGGCTCGTCATCCTGGCGGCGCTGCTCATCGCCTTCAACGGCCTGGGCCTGACCTACATCACCGACCTGCTCGGCCGCGTGGTGTGGTTCGTGCCCAATGTGTTCGTGGCGCTCTTGGTGCTGGCCTTCGGTGCCTACTTCGCGCGCTTCATCGGCGACACGGTCACGACCTACTGCCGCAACGTCAAGATGCAGGACGCGCTGCTGCTGGGCAAGCTGGCCCAGTACGCGGTGATGGCCTTCGTGGTGCTGATCGCGCTCGACCAGATCAAGGTCGGCGGCGACATCATCCGCGAGAGCTTCCTGATCCTGCTGGGCGGCGTGGTCTTCGCCATCGCGCTGGCCTTCGGCCTCGGTGGCAAGGACTGGGCGGCCGAGCGCATCGAGGAGTGGTGGCCGCGCCGCGGCCGCTCGCTCAAGGAACGCGAGGAGAGCGACCGGCTGCCCTGA